Sequence from the Rhodothermales bacterium genome:
CGATGCGGGAGCTGAGCGACCTCCTCTAGACTGGCGAAGTGCTCGGCTTAAGGAGGTTTATTCGCTTCGCTCATCAGTCGCTGCGCTCGTGTCTCCGCTTCCCCCCGATAAATCGGGTGTACGGTCGAGATGACATCGCTTTGGGGGACGTTTCAACTCCTGATTCGCATGAATAGCGAATAGCGACGGGGAGATTCTGTACATTATGGGCTGGCAATCTTCGAGCTTCTGACCGCAATCCGATGACACGACGCGTTTTCCCCTTTGTCCTGCTTCTCCTCTCGGCCCTCTCACCCGCCACCACTTCGCCTACCATGGCGCAAACCGGCCGCACGCCGGCGCCGGCGCGGAACGGCATGGTTGTCAGCAGCCACTACCTTGCGTCGGAAATCGGAAACGAAGTGCTGCAAAACGGGGGCAACGCGGTCGACGCCGCCGTGGCGACGGCATTCGCGCTGGCCGTGACGCTCCCTTCCGCCGGCAACATCGGCGGCGGCGGCTTCCTGGTCTACCACGGCGCCGATGGCGTCACGACCTCCTTCAACTTCCGCGAAAAAGCGCCGCTGGCCGCCACGGAGACGATGTACCTGGACGGCCAGGGCAACATCCGCAACAACAGCAACCACGAAGGCGCGCTGTCGGTCGGTGTGCCCGGCACAGTCGCCGGCCTCGAACTGGCCCACAAACGCCTCGGCTCGAAATCCTGGGCAGAACTCGTCGAGCCGGCCGTCCGCCTGGCGCAGGAAGGCTTCCCATCCACCTGGGATATGCAGGGCTATCTCGAATGGCTCGAATCCAACCCGGATCGCTACCCGTCGACCTCCCGCGCCTTCCTCAAACCAGGCAACAAACGCTACGAACCGGGGGAGCTGTGGAAACAGCCGGACCTCGCCGAGTCGCTCAAACGTATCCGCGACAACGGACGCGACGGGTTCTACAAAGGAAGGACGGCCAAACTACTCGCCGACTTCATGAAGGCAAACGGGGGGATTATCACGGAGGAAGACCTCGCGCGCTACGAAGCCGTCGAGCAGCCGCTCATCCACGGCACCTTCAGGGGCTTCGATGTCTACTCCATGGCGCCGCCCAGCTCCGGGGGCATCGCGCTCGTCGAAATGCTCAACATCCTGGAAGGCTACGACCTTGACGCGATGGGCCACAACTCGGCCGCCTACATGCATGTCGTCACCGAAGCCATGCGCCGCGCCTATGCGGACCGCGCCATGCACGTCGGAGACCCGGCGTTTAATCCGAACATGCCGGTGGATCGCCTGATATCGAATGCCCATGCGGATGCCTTGCGGCAGACGATCAACCTCGACCGGGCCTCCGTCAGCGACCCCACCCTCTTTAACGAAGCCTACGAAAGCGAGGAAACCACACACTTCTCGGTGGTCGACGCCGCCGGCAACGCAGTCTCCCTCACCTACACCCTGGAGAACTCCTACGGCTCGTCGATGGTCGTCGAAGGCGCCGGCTTCCTGCTCAACAACGAAATGGGAGACTTCAACCCGGTCCCGGGCAAGACGACTACCACGGGCCAGATCGGCACCCCGCCGAACCTCGTCGCCCCCGGCAAACGCATGCTCTCGAGCATGACGCCGACGATCGTCGCGAAGGACGGCAAGCCGGTGCTCGTCATCGGTACGCCCGGCGGCCGCACCATCATCAACACGGTCCTCCAGGTGGTGCTGAATGTCGTCGAACACGAAATGAACGTCGCCCAGGCGATCGAGGCCCCGCGCTTCCACCACCAGTGGCTGCCGAATGAGACGATCATCGAGCGCTGGGGCATGTCGCGGGACACCCGCGCCCTCTACGAATCAAAAGGCCACACGGTGAAGGAACGCGGCCAGATCGGGCACGCGATGGGGATCTACATCGACTACGACGAAAAGCTGCTCTACGGCGCGTCAGACTCGCGCGCATTTGACGGACGAGCGGTAGGGCACTGAACGATTACAGATCACACATTAAAGATTATCGGAGGAGATTCTCGGGCGATTCATCAACCAGACATCGGAGGCCGGCCATGAGAACTGTGCCTATCTTGCTCCTGATCGTTGCCATGGGGCTGGCGCCCTGCGCCGCCGCGCAGCCGGCGGTGGAGGTCGCCCGCCAGTCGCTCCAGCAGATCAAGGGGTTCTACCTCACGGTGGACATCGAAGGCAGCCGGGGCCTGACGGAGGAGGATGTGCTGGACGTGGCGACGATCCGCCGCAATGTTGCCGAAAGACTAACCGACGCCGGCCTCCACATCATCGAAGCCACCGAGGTGGTGGATGTCGCCCGCGTCCCGAACCTGTACGTCCATATCAACATGCTCGACGCCGGCCAGGGCATCGTGCCCTTCGCGATCAACACCCAGTTCTTCCAGGAAGTGCGCCTCGCCGAACAGCGGGCCCCCACCATCGCCTCCACGTGGGACACCGGCCTTGTCGGCGTCGTCTCGTACGACACGCTGGAGCTCATCGGGGAGTCGGCCGTGACGTCGGTGACGAACTTCATCGACGACTTTCAGTCGGCCAATCGGTGAAGCGGTTCAAGGGTTAATGATTAAGATCACTTCCCTTTCCATTAAACCTTAATAAATTGTTGCGACTTGCGTATTGCATAATGAGCAAGTCATCCCCGCGCAGGCGGGGACCCAGAAAAATGCCAGTCTGATGGCTGGATTACTTCGTAAGTCGCTTCGCTCGTTTCCCGCCTTCGCGGGA
This genomic interval carries:
- the ggt gene encoding gamma-glutamyltransferase, producing the protein MTRRVFPFVLLLLSALSPATTSPTMAQTGRTPAPARNGMVVSSHYLASEIGNEVLQNGGNAVDAAVATAFALAVTLPSAGNIGGGGFLVYHGADGVTTSFNFREKAPLAATETMYLDGQGNIRNNSNHEGALSVGVPGTVAGLELAHKRLGSKSWAELVEPAVRLAQEGFPSTWDMQGYLEWLESNPDRYPSTSRAFLKPGNKRYEPGELWKQPDLAESLKRIRDNGRDGFYKGRTAKLLADFMKANGGIITEEDLARYEAVEQPLIHGTFRGFDVYSMAPPSSGGIALVEMLNILEGYDLDAMGHNSAAYMHVVTEAMRRAYADRAMHVGDPAFNPNMPVDRLISNAHADALRQTINLDRASVSDPTLFNEAYESEETTHFSVVDAAGNAVSLTYTLENSYGSSMVVEGAGFLLNNEMGDFNPVPGKTTTTGQIGTPPNLVAPGKRMLSSMTPTIVAKDGKPVLVIGTPGGRTIINTVLQVVLNVVEHEMNVAQAIEAPRFHHQWLPNETIIERWGMSRDTRALYESKGHTVKERGQIGHAMGIYIDYDEKLLYGASDSRAFDGRAVGH